The following proteins are co-located in the Salinigranum halophilum genome:
- a CDS encoding Gfo/Idh/MocA family protein translates to MTSSADGRVRIGIVGLGNIGTYHAEFLADVEAAALVAGLDIDADARESFAETFDVDTYADRGDLFDDVDAVIVTTPNRFHEDYAVAALDAGVDVLLEKPLAHTLESAERIAAAAEASDALCMVGFNNRFANPVEVLKHDLRTGRFGDVTHVEANYVRRRGIPGRGSWFTSKEVAGGGALIDIGVHAIDLALYFLDFPEVVEVSGTTRAEFGIHDEYAYLRQWGADHGPGGFDVEDSATAFIRCADGQTVSLEVAWAANRPDSDEFVIRGTEAGATLDRGDHELTVYEAGIGGANHFSTTDVETQEAVTHQQEQRAFVEAVDQGRLERNTVDQALAVQRVIDAIYRSAAHGSAVRLDD, encoded by the coding sequence ATGACCTCCAGCGCAGACGGACGGGTTCGAATCGGCATCGTCGGCCTCGGCAACATCGGCACCTACCACGCGGAGTTCCTGGCGGACGTCGAGGCCGCAGCCCTGGTCGCTGGCCTCGACATCGACGCGGACGCCCGTGAGTCGTTCGCCGAGACGTTCGACGTCGACACGTACGCCGACCGCGGCGACCTCTTCGACGACGTCGACGCCGTCATCGTCACCACGCCGAACCGCTTTCACGAGGACTACGCCGTCGCCGCGCTCGACGCCGGCGTCGACGTCCTCCTGGAGAAACCGCTCGCACACACCCTCGAGAGCGCAGAGCGTATCGCCGCCGCGGCGGAAGCGAGCGACGCGCTCTGTATGGTCGGGTTCAACAACCGCTTTGCGAACCCGGTCGAAGTGCTGAAACACGACCTCCGCACGGGACGGTTCGGCGACGTCACACACGTCGAGGCGAACTACGTCCGCCGTCGGGGAATCCCCGGCCGCGGTTCGTGGTTCACCTCGAAGGAGGTCGCCGGCGGCGGTGCGCTCATCGACATCGGCGTCCACGCCATCGACCTCGCGCTGTACTTCCTCGACTTCCCCGAGGTGGTCGAGGTGTCGGGGACGACCCGCGCGGAGTTCGGCATCCACGACGAATACGCGTACCTCCGGCAGTGGGGCGCAGACCACGGTCCCGGCGGGTTCGACGTGGAGGACTCGGCGACGGCGTTCATCCGCTGTGCCGACGGCCAGACCGTCTCGCTCGAGGTGGCGTGGGCCGCGAACCGCCCCGACTCCGACGAGTTCGTCATCCGCGGCACCGAGGCCGGTGCGACCCTCGACCGGGGGGACCACGAACTCACCGTCTACGAGGCGGGTATCGGCGGTGCCAACCACTTCTCGACGACGGACGTCGAGACCCAGGAGGCCGTGACCCACCAGCAAGAACAGCGGGCGTTCGTCGAGGCCGTCGACCAGGGTCGACTCGAGCGGAACACCGTCGACCAGGCGCTCGCGGTCCAGCGGGTCATCGACGCTATCTACCGCTCGGCGGCACACGGGAGCGCCGTCAGGCTCGACGACTGA
- a CDS encoding ABC transporter ATP-binding protein, whose amino-acid sequence MGDVKLENVYKRYEDVTAVEDMNIHIRDGEFVCLVGPSGCGKSTTMEMVAGLTIPSEGSVYIGGREVTNLPPKDRGIAMVFQNIALFPHMDVYDNVSFGLRLRDFDKEEIDRRVERAAEIVQITNMLDRMPDEMSGGQRQRVAIARAIVRNPDVFLMDEPLANLDAKLRVHMRTELQRLHKELQTTIIYVTHDQAEAMTMSDRIAVIDSGSLQQIDPPLVCYNEPANMFVATFIGSPSMNMLDGRIGENGWENDNISVDFDPAQYGLSPGDEVAMGIRPEDVYPVNQAGGVESQTKVINADTDVMEPMGDETFVYLLLSEDAEVDLEEGSGSGQLLISVSPDTEIEEDEGIEVVLDRSKVHLFDRDTGEAVQHGLDTMTSTGGAAEAAESDD is encoded by the coding sequence ATGGGAGACGTCAAACTCGAGAACGTGTACAAGCGGTACGAGGACGTAACGGCAGTCGAAGACATGAACATCCACATCAGAGACGGCGAGTTCGTCTGTCTCGTCGGTCCCTCTGGCTGTGGGAAGTCGACCACGATGGAGATGGTCGCCGGGCTCACCATCCCCTCCGAGGGGAGTGTCTACATCGGCGGGCGCGAGGTGACGAACCTCCCGCCGAAAGACCGCGGCATCGCGATGGTGTTCCAGAACATCGCGCTGTTCCCGCACATGGACGTGTACGACAACGTCTCGTTCGGGCTCCGGCTGCGTGACTTCGACAAGGAGGAGATCGACCGCCGCGTCGAGCGCGCTGCGGAGATCGTCCAGATCACCAACATGCTCGACCGGATGCCCGACGAGATGTCCGGCGGGCAGCGCCAGCGCGTCGCCATCGCTCGTGCCATCGTTCGGAACCCCGACGTGTTCCTGATGGACGAGCCGCTCGCCAACCTGGACGCGAAGCTTCGCGTCCACATGCGGACGGAACTGCAGCGCCTCCACAAGGAGCTGCAGACCACCATCATCTACGTGACGCACGACCAGGCCGAGGCGATGACGATGAGCGACCGCATCGCGGTCATCGACTCCGGCAGTCTCCAGCAGATCGACCCGCCGCTCGTCTGTTACAACGAGCCGGCGAACATGTTCGTCGCGACGTTCATCGGCTCGCCGTCGATGAACATGCTCGACGGGCGCATCGGCGAGAACGGCTGGGAGAACGACAACATCTCCGTCGACTTCGACCCCGCGCAGTACGGTCTCTCGCCGGGCGACGAGGTCGCGATGGGCATCCGCCCCGAGGACGTCTACCCCGTCAACCAGGCGGGCGGCGTCGAGAGCCAGACGAAGGTCATCAACGCCGACACCGACGTCATGGAGCCGATGGGAGACGAGACGTTCGTCTACCTCCTCCTCTCGGAAGACGCCGAGGTCGACCTCGAAGAGGGCTCTGGCAGCGGGCAACTCCTCATCAGCGTCTCGCCCGACACGGAGATCGAAGAAGACGAGGGCATCGAGGTCGTCCTCGACCGCTCGAAGGTCCACCTGTTCGACCGCGACACCGGCGAAGCCGTCCAGCACGGGCTGGACACCATGACCAGCACCGGCGGTGCGGCCGAAGCGGCCGAGAGCGACGACTGA